In Calliopsis andreniformis isolate RMS-2024a chromosome 8, iyCalAndr_principal, whole genome shotgun sequence, one DNA window encodes the following:
- the LOC143182684 gene encoding uncharacterized protein LOC143182684, whose amino-acid sequence MRTVADLLGMDDHEIQSTVESILGPGVKVVDCEKKSSVREEEVLLINGVPIPLEGPDGVAIREAMITGQVPPCALLNQILVKAGILRAPVRLETSLSVKSSIVTKEEVTVARGGKVVDERSRETKENNYYASSTSEIWEPVGIVHRPRNIKPFDSSDESRPNSNASSDQGYTTNTSSNHVLREPGSSTVGCPICEDSDPDCARRCLGGLAGLGTKVPVQTTNSAVLFNTINAFRECSAT is encoded by the exons GAATGGACGATCACGAGATCCAGTCGACGGTGGAGTCGATCCTCGGGCCTGGGGTGAAGGTGGTGGACTGCGAAAAGAAGTCCAGCGTCAGAGAGGAAGAAGTACTGCTGATAAACGGCGTACCGATTCCCCTCGAGGGCCCCGATGGCGTTGCCATTCGTGAAGCCATGATAACTGGTCAAGTGCCACCGTGCGCTCTGCTCAATCAGATCCTCGTTAAGGCTGGAATACTAAG GGCCCCGGTGCGACTCGAGACATCCTTGAGCGTAAAGTCGTCCATCGTGACGAAGGAGGAGGTCACCGTGGCACGGGGTGGAAAGGTCGTCGACGAGAGAAGCCGCGAGACCAAGGAAAACAATTACTACGCCTCGTCGACCAGCGAGATATGGGAGCCAGTGGGAATCGTCCATCGTCCGAGGAATATCAAACCTTTCGACAGCTCGGACGAGTCCAGGCCGAACTCGAATGCTAGCTCCGATCAAGGTTACACCACCAACACCAGCAGCAATCACGTGCTGAGGGAGCCAGGCTCCTCCACGGTAGGCTGCCCGATTTGCGAAGATAGCGATCCCGATTGCGCGCGTAGGTGTCTCGGAGGGCTCGCTGGCTTGGGAACAAAGGTACCAGTTCAGACGACCAACTCGGCG